CCCAGTGTCGGCCTCGGGCTGCCTGGATTGGTCTGGCTGGTCTGGACCGTCCAGCCGATCACGCCGTTCTTTACCCTCCCCTGGCAACCCTGGCCGACCAGGTCCATGTGACCAATGACGCCGAGCTTCCTCTGGCAGCGCTGGAGCAGGCCGTTGGCGTCGTGCTTATCGCCGGCACCGGCTCCATTGCCCTGGGACGAGATGCCTGCGGCTGCCTGCGTCGCGCCGGCGGCTGGGGCTATTTGCTGGGTGACGAGGGAAGCGGTTATGACATCGGGCGCCAGGCCCTTCAGGCCGCCACCCGCGCCGCCGATGGACGTGGCCCCCACACCAGTCTTCTCCCTCGCATTCTGGCTAATTGGGGGTTAGAGCGCGCAGAGGACCTGATTGGCGCCGTCTACCACGGCCTGGAGACTGCCGCTGTCGCTCGTCTGGCAACATGCGTCTTCGCGGCGGCTCGCGAGGGCGACCTGGTAGCGCGCCGTATCGTCGGCAACGCGGCCACCGAGCTGGCGCTGGCCGCTCTGGTAGTCAGCAACCAGCTGGAGTTTCCTGATAACGTGGTGCCACTGGCTCTGGCAGGCAGCCTGCTGGTACGAGAGGCGCCTTTCCGCGCTCAGATTCTGCGGCGGCTGCGTGCGCGACGGCGCCTCGGCCAGGTGGTCATCGTCGAAGAGCCGGCGCTGAGCGCCGCCAAAGCAGCGATCCACCTGGAGTCGGTGCGCCCTCCACAGAAGGCCAGCAGCTCTTCGGTCCAGGCCCTATCGGAGCGCTGAAAGAAGGGAGAGACAGAGATGCCCTCTCATCATCATCCATCGCCTGATGGCTCAGTCGGGGGAGCCGCGCCGAGCGCTGCAGATCTCCGTGGCCAGCTTGGTCAGCTCCTGATGGCCGGCTTCGATGGGAGCGAACCCTCGCCCGCCATTCTCGACCTCATCGAGAATCACCAGCTGGGCGG
The Thermogemmatispora onikobensis genome window above contains:
- a CDS encoding BadF/BadG/BcrA/BcrD ATPase family protein, which encodes QQHAAMRDEEFYLGIDGGGSKTLAIVVDRHGRERGRALAGSANYASVGQEEAVRQVWLAAERALQAAGAQCRPRAAWIGLAGLDRPADHAVLYPPLATLADQVHVTNDAELPLAALEQAVGVVLIAGTGSIALGRDACGCLRRAGGWGYLLGDEGSGYDIGRQALQAATRAADGRGPHTSLLPRILANWGLERAEDLIGAVYHGLETAAVARLATCVFAAAREGDLVARRIVGNAATELALAALVVSNQLEFPDNVVPLALAGSLLVREAPFRAQILRRLRARRRLGQVVIVEEPALSAAKAAIHLESVRPPQKASSSSVQALSER